A stretch of Lactuca sativa cultivar Salinas chromosome 6, Lsat_Salinas_v11, whole genome shotgun sequence DNA encodes these proteins:
- the LOC111900373 gene encoding uncharacterized protein LOC111900373 yields MEAQAVKSNLVLILDYGSQYTHLITRRIRSLSVFSLCISGTSSLKSITDLNPSVIILSGGPHSVHAQDAPCFPDGFVEYVEKTGIFVLGICYGLQLIVQKLGGQVAIGEKQEYGRMMIEVVKDYGGLFKGKNIGDKQVVWMSHGDEAVKLPAGFEVVARSEQGGVAAVANPGRRFYGLQYHPEVTHSPEGMELLRHFLFDICDVSAGWKMEDVMEEEIKVIKGMVGPDDHVICALSGGVDSTVAATLVHKAIGDRLHCIFVDNGLLRYKEQERVMGTFERDLHLPVTCVDASVQFLSELKGVTDPEKKRKIIGKEFISIFDAFAHDLEKKLGTKPSYLVQGTLYPDVIESCPPPGSGRTHSHTIKSHHNVGGLPKDMKLKLIEPLKLLFKDEVRELGRILDVPVAFLKRHPFPGPGLAVRIPGDVTQGNALEILRQVDEIFIQAIKDGGIYDEIWQAFAVFLPIKTTGVQGDQRTHSNAVALRAVTSQDGMTADWYYFEHKFLDDVARKICNSVRGVNRVCLDITSKPPSTIEWE; encoded by the exons ATGGAGGCCCAAGCTGTGAAATCAAACCTGGTTCTTATCCTAGATTATGGTTCTCAGTACACCCACCTAATCACTCGTCGAATCCGAAGCCTATCCGTGTTCTCCCTCTGTATTTCCGGCACTTCCTCACTCAAATCCATCACTGATTTAAACCCATCTGTAATCATCCTCTCCGGCGGCCCCCATTCCGTCCATGCACAGGACGCCCCTTGTTTCCCCGATGGCTTTGTAGAGTATGTTGAAAAAACGGGCATCTTTGTGTTGGGGATTTGTTACGGGTTACAGTTGATTGTGCAGAAATTGGGTGGGCAAGTAGCTATTGGGGAAAAGCAGGAGTATGGGAGGATGATGATTGAGGTCGTGAAAGATTATGGTGGATTGTTCAAGGGTAAAAACATCGGTGATAAGCAGGTGGTTTGGATGAGCCATGGCGATGAGGCTGTGAAGCTTCCTGCTGGATTCGAAGTGGTCGCCAGGAGCGAACAAGGCGGTGTAGCGGCGGTCGCGAATCCCGGCAGGCGGTTTTATGGGCTGCAGTACCACCCCGAG GTGACACATTCACCGGAGGGAATGGAGTTGTTGCGCCATTTCCTTTTCGATATCTGTGATGTCTCCGCCGGATGGAAAATGGAAGATGTAATGGAGGAAGAAATAAAAGTAATCAAAGGCATGGTCGGACCTGATGACCATGTAATCTGTGCATTATCCGGTGGTGTCGACTCTACAGTTGCAGCTACTCTTGTTCACAAAGCCATCGGCGATAGACTCCACTGTATCTTCGTTGACAATGGTCTATTAAG ATACAAGGAGCAAGAGAGAGTGATGGGAACCTTCGAAAGAGATCTTCATCTTCCTGTCACTTGCGTTGATGCTTCAGTGCAGTTTTTAAGCGAATTGAAAGGCGTTACAGAtcctgaaaagaaaagaaagatcaTCGGGAAAGAGTTCATCTCAATCTTCGATGCTTTTGCTCATGATTTAGAGAAAAAACTAGGAACAAAACCTAGTTATTTGGTTCAAGGAACTTTATATCCAGATGTAATCGAATCATGTCCACCACCCGGAAGTGGAAGAACTCATTCTCACACAATCAAGAGCCATCATAACGTGGGTGGGCTTCCAAAAGACATGAAGCTAAAGCTCATTGAACCCCTTAAGCTTCTCTTCAAGGACGAG GTTCGGGAGTTGGGTCGGATCTTGGATGTTCCAGTTGCGTTCTTGAAGAGACACCCGTTTCCTGGACCGGGTCTTGCTGTACGGATACCGGGTGATGTGACCCAAGGAAATGCACTGGAGATTCTTCGACAGGTGGATGAGATATTTATCCAAGCGATTAAAGATGGTGGGATATACGATGAAATATGGCAGGCTTTTGCTGTGTTTTTACCCATTAAAACGACAGGTGTTCAAGGAGATCAGAGGACTCATTCTAATGCTGTTGCACTTCGAGCTGTTACAAGTCAAGATGGCATGACTGCTGATTG GTATTATTTTGAGCATAAGTTTTTGGATGATGTGGCGAGAAAGATATGTAATAGTGTTCGTGGGGTCAACCGGGTTTGTTTGGATATTACATCGAAGCCTCCATCCACAATTGAATGGGAATGA
- the LOC111900375 gene encoding uncharacterized protein LOC111900375, producing the protein MEPKEEATSETLDHNHQISQEHNEDPHHDLDGNIDTSTRETEDTFFSSTSSPISQKEIVRAVEVVERDSLAIADSFSSLFASLRIALSEVSSRSVDHVQCFSDAAGRLQESALDTATKGNLYINSCLRLNEEMRGIDTLAMQLKVLRRNVDALDTAVNTLVRFP; encoded by the exons ATGGAACCAAAAGAAGAAGCGACTTCAGAAACCCTAGATCACAATCATCAGATTTCTCAAGAACACAACGAAGACCCTCACCACGACCTTGATGGTAACATCGATACAAGTACAAGAGAAACGGAGGATACGTTTTTCTCGTCGACTTCTTCGCCAATCAGTCAAAAGGAGATTGTAAGAGCAGTAGAAGTGGTAGAGAGGGATTCCCTCGCCATTGCTGATAGCTTTTCATCTCTATTCGCATCTCTCCGAATTGCTCTCTCCGAG GTTAGCAGCCGTTCGGTTGATCATGTACAATGCTTCAGTGATGCTGCTGGGCGTCTTCAAGAATCTG CATTGGATACTGCAACAAAGGGGAATCTGTACATAAACTCATGTCTCAG ATTGAATGAGGAAATGAGAGGCATTGACACCCTAGCAATGCAACT AAAGGTGTTGCGTAGAAACGTTGATGCTTTGGATACTGCTGTGAACACCCTTGTTCGTTTTCCttga
- the LOC111900376 gene encoding kinesin-like protein KIN-14J yields MDLHQDSNGSADSQSDGLINGNGTCLPAAKVPELTKLNSLENASSRSLFKIVHKILDDTIDNKKEDVPDRVASVLKKLIQMTEQQISKQAEYFKKQKNIYKTREEKYQLKFKVLGSLVIGAAEENELIKNQLQLIKSEKKKIEDIKKLEDVELIRLRQEKNECNLEISKLKQEIEITRDTYETRYVQLEKHGIEVESELKNKITDLENLLIGSRKKVKELEKFTESKFLRWKKKERGYKNFMDFQSGSLKELRIGSESIKQEVLKTQQIYTEEINQFGMKIQGLVDAAQNYHTVLTENRKLYNEVQDLKGNIRVYCRIRPFLKGQSQKQTTIEYIGENGELIVTNPSKQIKESHRLFKFNKVFSPSATQEDVFVDTQPLIRSVLDGYNVCIFAYGQTGSGKTYTMTGPNVSSPEDWGVNYRALNDLFHLSQTRRSSFEYEIGVQMVEIYNEQVRDLLTSDTTQRRLGIWNSTQPNGLAVPDASMHPVTSTADVLELMNLGLTNRAVGATALNERSSRSHSVLTVHVRGVDLETNGVLRGNLHLVDLAGSERVDRSEATGDRLREAQHINKSLSALGDVIFALAQKSQHVPYRNSKLTQVLQSSLGGQAKTLMFVQLNPDVESFSETISTLKFAERVSGVELGAARSNKDARGVRELMEQVSNLKDALSKKDEEMVRLRGGKTTNGTPPRGECLSESSSHKDLNDDDDDIEILGLGEDDSEERLSDISDGGLSMGTETDGSLSSIVELTLFPGASKPPVEKPNVPAKLPRPPQKVAASSRKPVQTGSSSSSQRLAAAPSRTSLTKGLPRVSLSSSGKKSTPGSSSVKPGVRR; encoded by the exons ATGGATCTTCACCAAGATTCAAATGGAAGTGCAGACAGCCAATCAGATGGTTTAATCAATGGAAATGGCACATGTCTTCCTGCTGCTAAAGTGCCAGAATTGACAAAACTTAACAGTTTAGAG AATGCATCTTCTCGATCACTTTTTAAAATTGTTCACAAGATTCTTGATGACACCATTGACAACAAGAAAGAAGATGTACCGGAT AGAGTTGCCAGTGTATTAAAAAAGCTCATTCAAATGACCGAGCAACAAATTTCAAAGCAAGCAGAATATTTCAAGAAG CAAAAGAATATATACAAGACACGTGAGGAGAAAtaccaattaaaatttaaagtgCTTGGATCTCTTGTTATTGGAGCTGCAGAAGAAAATGAGCTCATTAAGAACCAACTCCAGCTTATTAAGTCTGAGAAAAAGAAGATAGAAGACATAAAAAAACTTGAAGATGTAGAATTAATTAGGCTTAGACAAGAGAAAAATGAGTGTAATTTAGAGATTTCTAAATTAAAACAGGAAATAGAAATCACAAGGGATACATATGAGACTCGATATGTACAACTTGAAAAACATGGGATTGAAGTTGAATCTGAGCTGAAGAACAAGATAACAGACCTTGAAAATCTTCTTATTGGATCAAGAAAGAAGGTGAAAGAACTTGAAAAGTTCACAGAATCCAAGTTCTTAAGATGGAAAAAGAAAGAACGTGGCTACAAAAACTTCATGGATTTCCAATCTGGATCTTTAAAGGAATTAAGAATTGGTTCTGAATCCATTAAGCAAGAAGTTCTGAAGACACAACAGATTTACACCGAAGAAATTAATCAATTTG GAATGAAGATTCAAGGGCTTGTAGATGCTGCGCAAAATTACCATACAGTCCTTACAGAAAACCGGAAGTTGTACAATGAAGTACAGGATTTGAAAG gaaatattagggtttattgtCGTATAAGACCATTTCTCAAGGGTCAAAGTCAAAAACAAACAACCATAGAGTATATTGGCGAAAATGGTGAATTAATTGTGACAAATCCTTCAAAACAAATCAAAGAAAGCCACCGACTCTTCAAATTCAATAAAGTTTTTAGCCCTTCAGCAacacaag agGATGTATTTGTTGACACTCAACCACTCATTCGGTCGGTGTTAGATGGATACAATGTATGCATATTTGCATATGGTCAAACAGGGTCTGGGAAGACATATACTATG acGGGGCCTAATGTGTCATCTCCAGAAGATTGGGGAGTAAATTATCGAGCTTTAAATGATTTATTTCATCTCTCTCAAACAAGAAGAAGCTCATTTGAATACGAAATCGGTGTTCAAATGGTGGAAATATATAATGAACAAGTTCGTGATCTGTTAACGAGTGACACTACTCAGAGAAG ACTCGGGATATGGAACTCTACTCAACCGAATGGGTTAGCAGTGCCTGATGCCAGCATGCACCCAGTGACATCAACTGCAGATGTTTTGGAATTGATGAATTTAGGGTTAACAAATCGGGCTGTGGGGGCCACCGCTTTGAACGAAAGAAGCAGCCGGTCCCACAG TGTGTTGACTGTTCATGTTCGTGGAGTTGACTTGGAGACAAATGGTGTCCTACGTGGCAACTTACATCTGGTTGACCTTGCGGGAAGTGAAAGGGTTGACCGGTCAGAAGCAACAGGAGACAGACTCCGTGAAGCTCAACACATCAACAAATCTTTATCCGCTTTAGGAGATGTCATTTTTGCCCTTGCCCAAAAAAGTCAACACGTCCCATACAGAAACAGCAAGTTGACTCAAGTCTTACAGAGCTCGTTGGGTGGACAGGCAAAAACTCTCATGTTTGTACAGCTGAATCCCGATGTGGAATCCTTTTCAGAAACTATCAGTACTCTCAAATTCGCCGAGAGAGTGTCGGGTGTCGAGTTGGGTGCAGCCCGTAGTAATAAAGACGCGAGGGGCGTTCGTGAGCTCATGGAACAG GTGAGTAATTTGAAAGACGCGTTGAGCAAGAAAGATGAGGAGATGGTGAGGTTACGGGGTGGGAAGACGACGAATGGGACGCCGCCACGTGGCGAGTGTTTGAGTGAAAGTAGTTCCCATAAAGATctgaatgatgatgatgatgatattgaGATATTGGGATTAGGGGAAGATGATTCAGAAGAGAGATTAAGTGATATTTCTGATGGTGGACTTTCAATGGGGACAGAGACTGATGGCTCACTCAGTAGTATTGTTGAGCTGACTCTTTTTCCCGGAGCTTCAAAACCGCCTGTTGAGAA gccGAATGTACCAGCTAAACTTCCGAGGCCCCCGCAAAAGGTGGCGGCTTCTTCTAGAAAACCGGTGCAGACaggttcttcttcatcttcacaaCGGCTTGCAGCAGCACCTTCTAGAACATCATTGACCAAGGGTTTGCCACGTGTCTCATTAA GTTCTAGTGGTAAAAAGTCAACTCCCGGAAGCTCTTCGGTCAAACCTGGTGTGAGAAGGTGA
- the LOC111900377 gene encoding adenine nucleotide transporter BT1, chloroplastic/mitochondrial codes for MTGGSQSRTSDKPSINYRYNPHGGPFFDLVDVTREDYAPSSHDSRKQPSQKAESRSSSIVSTTDLISGAGQLWNFATSSLPVLRHRTSTQNNDNLQKANTFYYPAEEGNVIASIPSETQNVSINLKAKTHVSPTVDVQKDLDSLHVAKKLSSFDCFSDSHNFYHLLRSCKEKRVSSVMISYEFQNVYGWMTDIQLSGATYKKRTDYCSNAGEINGVETINPDDATRLNDVTTSHENTNNMIKSSASVISLCSDYLLHPIEEKENESSEMREGQDSKFINQEVCTSTSYKPQHGVAKQEHAFAGAFAGIFVSLCLHPMDTVKTVIQSCPRDQRSIPYISKSIISERGLSGLYRGITSNIASSAPISAIYTFSYESVKGALLPLFAKEHQSLAHCIAGGCASVATSFVFTPSERIKQQMQVGSHYHSCWNAFSGIVGKGGFSSLYNGWGAVLCRNVPHSIIKFYTYESLKKMMSLHQAHAQPTTTSTLLCGGIAGSTAALFTTPFDVVKTRLQTQIPGSVNRYHGVFDTLKDIAQHEGPKGLYRGLTPRLAMYMTQGALFFASYESFKRLFSLEAEPRPIRLKSSS; via the exons ATGACTGGGGGTTCTCAATCTCGTACAAGTGACAAACCTTCAATCAACTATAGATATAATCCTCATGGAGGACCTTTTTTTGACCTTGTGGATGTTACTCGTGAAGATTATGCTCCCAGTTCCCATGATAGCAGGAAACAACCTTCTCAAAAAGCTGAATCCAGGTCATCATCCATCGTCAGCACTACTGATCTCATATCAGGAGCTGGCCAATTATGGAATTTTGCCACCTCATCTCTTCCTGTTTTACGCCATAGAACATCAACACAGAACAATGATAACCTTCAAAAAGCAAACACATTTTATTATCCAGCAGAAGAAGGGAATGTGATTGCATCTATTCCCTCTGAAACTCAGAATGTCTCTATCAATCTTAAAGCTAAAACTCATGTTTCACCTACAGTAGATGTGCAAAAAGACCTGGATTCTTTACATGTAGCCAAAAAACTCTCTTCTTTTGATTGTTTCAGTGATTCTCACAATTTCTACCACCTTTTGAGATCCTGCAAAGAAAAAAGGGTTTCTAGTGTAATGATCTCATATGAATTCCAAAATGTATATGGATGGATGACTGACATACAGCTTTCAGGAGCAACCTATAAGAAAAGAACCGATTACTGCTCTAATGCTGGAGAAATAAATGGTGTTGAAACAATCAATCCAGATGATGCTACTAGACTTAATGATGTGACTACATCACATGAAAATACAAACAATATGATCAAAAGTAGTGCAAGTGTTATTTCTCTGTGCTCAGATTATCTTCTTCATCCTATAGAAGAGAAAGAGAATGAGTCAAGTGAGATGAGAGAGGGACAAGATAGTaaatttatcaaccaggaagttTGTACATCAACATCATATAAACCACAACATGGAGTTGCAAAACAAGAGCATGCTTTTGCTGGAGCATTTGCTGGAATATTTGTTAGCCTGTGTCTGCACCCCATGGATACAGTGAAGACTGTCATTCAGTCATGTCCTAGAGATCAAAGATCCATTCCATATATTAGCAAGTCAATAATATCTGAAAGAG GTTTATCAGGACTTTATCGCGGAATCACAAGCAATATTGCTTCTTCAGCACCTATTTCTGCAATTTACACTTTCAGTTATGAATCAGTAAAGGGGGCTTTGCTTCCCCTTTTTGCCAAG GAGCATCAATCATTGGCTCATTGCATAGCCGGAGGCTGTGCAAGTGTTGCCACATCATTTGTTTTTACTCCAAGTGAGCGAATAAAGCAGCAGATGCAAGTTGGCTCACATTATCACAGCTGTTg GAATGCTTTTTCGGGGATTGTTGGGAAGGGTGGCTTTTCATCATTATACAATGGGTGGGGAGCTGTACTTTGTAGGAATGTTCCTCATTCTATTATCAAG ttCTATACATACGAGAGTTTGAAAAAGATGATGTCTTTGCATCAAGCACATGCTCAACCAACCACAACATCAACG ctATTATGTGGAGGAATAGCTGGATCTACTGCTGCTTTATTTACAACTCCTTTTGATGTGGTGAAGACAAGATTGCAGACACAG ATACCTGGATCTGTAAACCGTTATCATGGTGTTTTTGACACTCTTAAAGACATAGCCCAACATGAAGGACCCAAGGGTCTATATAG GGGGTTGACTCCAAGACTGGCCATGTACATGACTCAGGGAGCACTATTTTTTGCATCTTATGAGTCCTTTAAAAGGTTATTTTCTTTGGAAGCTGAACCTAGACCTATTCGGCTCAAATCTTCATCATAA
- the LOC111900378 gene encoding uncharacterized protein LOC111900378: MGQDLELDFEKYCVVDASPKTVLPSPHHHHSNLEKRKVRKKPKPKFRNEVSSSLSQNKEFTEITFNRYRSASCRTAPSIRLQVDEEAPRRGSVYQSSIESSKMNRLSEGRKKIEVSRKSDIPFSSEIIVDSLCGSDEDTNNNSVNSVNKENLSISIPLHKSLSSRLSIPQSPTKSETDSSSSSKTRFSPFRKMFDPFTKSKSHKIEEPNEATSSRKTTLRKSLLNDFSNTDEGKKKDSCSSILSSSSSFSSSAAHLSGILKVRNKNGMPYFEFSVKNPHDVWVAKTWNMGDGFNWVYTFHMAQNRRSSNVSGHGSSKDHHRNGSKEFLMMAQMQVSCYLCTELINPGAFNNSMLTEFVLYDLTRPKETQIDQERVNNINSSNSNPWPVKDLHPDLETAAIVLQFPLKHKEGDMRNHDVVETSTPTRVNVVIPSGNHGLPLPGGEGEARGGASRLLDRWRMGGGCDCGGWDMGCPLVVFGNHHVKTDVEIFFKGSKEKMPGLTMKLTEEGQYVVDFHAQLSSLQAFSICVGMLHGTEASIVACGGDVKRKILKCDSLRVFIEEEVKHLMEAVAEGQKGKSSKNVDEIPPTFVVNPPFSPMSRA; the protein is encoded by the exons ATGGGTCAAGATTTAGAGCTGGATTTTGAAAAGTACTGTGTAGTGGATGCAAGTCCCAAGACTGTTCTTCCttctcctcatcatcatcattcaAATCTTGAAAAGAGAAAGGTTAGAAAGAAACCTAAACCCAAGTTCAGAAATGAAGTATCATCATCCTTGAGTCAAAACAAGGAATTTACAGAAATAACCTTCAATCGATACCGAAGTGCATCCTGTAGAACTGCTCCTTCAATTAGGTTACAAGTTGATGAAGAAGCGCCAAGAAGAGGTTCTGTGTATCAAAGCTCCATAGAATCAAGCAAAATGAATAGACTCAGTGAAGGGAGAAAGAAGATTGAAGTTTCAAGAAAAAGTGATATTCCATTTTCATCTGAGATAATAGTTGATTCCTTATGTGGTTCAGATGAGGATACTAATAATAATTCAGTCAATTCAGTCAACAAGGAGAATCTTTCCATTTCAATCCCTTTACACAAATCTCTATCTTCAAGATTATCAATCCCCCAATCTCCCACCAAATCAGAAACCGATTCTTCTTCCTCATCAAAGACTCGTTTCAGTCCTTTCAGAAAGATGTTTGACCCCTTCACAAAGTCAAAGTCTCACAAGATCGAAGAACCGAATGAAGCGACATCATCAAGAAAGACTACTTTGAGAAAATCATTGCTAAATGATTTCTCAAACACTGATGAGGGTAAGAAAAAAGATTCTTGTAGCTCAATcctatcatcatcttcttctttttcttcttcagctgCTCACTTGAGTGGGATTCTTAAGGTGAGAAACAAGAATGGGATGCCATATTTTGAGTTTTCTGTAAAGAATCCACATGATGTTTGGGTTGCAAAAACATGGAATATGGGAGATGGATTTAATTGGGTGTATACTTTTCACATGGCTCAAAACAGAAGATCGAGTAATGTCAGTGGACATGGATCATCTAAAGATCATCATAGAAATGGAAGTAAAGAGTTTTTAATGATGGCTCAGATGCAAGTTTCTTGTTATTTATGTACAGAATTGATAAATCCAGGAGCTTTCAATAACTCCATGCTCACAGAATTTGTGTTATATGATCTTACACGCCCAAAAGAAACCCAAATTGACCAAGAAAGAGTCAACAACATTAATTCTTCAAATTCAAATCCATGGCCTGTGAAAGATTTACATCCGGATCTTGAAACTGCAGCCATTGTTTTACAGTTTCCATTGAAACACAAAGAAGGGGATATGAGAAATCATGATGTTGTTGAAACTTCAACCCCAACAAGAGTTAATGTGGTGATCCCTTCAGGTAACCATGGTTTGCCATTGCCAGGTGGCGAAGGTGAAGCTCGTGGTGGGGCCTCCCGATTACTTGACAGGTGGCGAATGGGTGGAGGTTGTGATTGTGGAGGGTGGGACATGGGGTGTCCCCTTGTTGTTTTTGGCAATCATCACGTGAAAACAGATGTGGAGATTTTCTTCAAG GGGAGTAAAGAGAAGATGCCAGGTTTGACCATGAAGTTGACCGAAGAGGGACAATATGTGGTTGACTTTCATGCACAGTTAAGTTCACTACAAGCATTCTCCATATGTGTTGGTATGTTGCATGGAACAGAAGCTTCCATTGTTGCATGTGGAGGAGATGTGAAGAGGAAGATTTTGAAATGTGATTCTTTGAGGGTTTTTATTGAGGAGGAAGTCAAACACTTGATGGAGGCTGTGGCAGAAGGGCAAAAAGGGAAATCAAGTAAGAATGTTGATGAAATTCCACCTACTTTTGTAGTTAATCCACCGTTTTCTCCAATGTCTCGTGCATGA